In one Terriglobia bacterium genomic region, the following are encoded:
- the ileS gene encoding isoleucine--tRNA ligase, protein MKADLPRREPTILEWWDRVDAYRKVREARRGMPPFVLHDGPPYANGNIHLGQALNKILKDFVVKSRSMMGHDAPYVPGWDCHGLPIEHRVDKELGSAKAGLTPLEVRALCREYAERFIGVQREEFRRLGVLWDRTLDNKEEAEHAVSRRAIYRTIDRTYEAEIVRQLGRFFAKGAVYFGEKPVHWCFSCKTALAEAEVEYEDRTDLSIYVKFPAEGLEARVAALAGRHVALVAWTTTPWTLPANLAVCLHPDFAYVAAEVGEETLIVAEGLFASVAKDLGWKGARIVAKFTGRELVGEGADWIGSRAPVKRPYAAPSGPAAGPGVLILGHHVTLDAGTGCVHTAPGHGAEDFAVGREYGLLPFNPVGDDGRFLPERVGPDWLKGTFVLDANERIVGDLAERGLLLRRDPCTHSYPHCWRCKNPVLFRSTPQWFISLDADGLRGKAVEEIHRSGWMPAFGEERIAQMVATRPDWCISRQRTWGVPIPLVVCGACFPEAPDAFVRDPALFEHLERVFLGEGSDAWFGVPDGARHRPYTSAAERLARLVPSGVACPKCGERGRLRFEEHIVDVWFESGVSHSAVLGRDGSLPWPSDLYLEGHDQYRGWFHSSLLVAVNDRARAPYRAVLTHGFTLDGDGKKMSKSLGNAISPIDVANERGADILRLWVSMVDFLEDMRLSEEILDRNAEAYRKIRNTFRYLLGNLDGFDPARDAVPFPEMEEIDRWALHQLEALRRRILAAYEARQYHAVYHGLHNFCAVTLSSFYLDVLKDRLYTAPRRSRARRSAQTVLHRLATDLVRLMAPLLCFTADEVWQELEALGGRERWRGSTVHAEMFPEPLSLPDDPGLLDRWERLLKVRLEVQRALEAARAAKRIGGSLEAKVRLEAPESTVQFLRSFGAGLRFLFITSGVEFGPVPDSAFRSDAEGGLGIDVARADGDKCARCWNYTTDVGTDGEWPGVCGRCAAAVREIVASPGAA, encoded by the coding sequence ATGAAGGCGGACCTTCCGCGGCGGGAGCCCACGATCCTGGAGTGGTGGGATCGAGTCGACGCGTACCGGAAAGTGCGCGAGGCGCGACGGGGAATGCCCCCCTTCGTGCTCCACGACGGTCCCCCTTACGCCAACGGGAACATCCACCTGGGACAGGCGCTCAACAAGATCTTGAAGGACTTCGTGGTCAAGTCCCGCTCGATGATGGGACACGACGCACCGTACGTCCCCGGCTGGGACTGTCACGGCCTCCCGATCGAGCACCGCGTGGACAAGGAGCTCGGGAGCGCGAAGGCCGGACTGACGCCGCTCGAGGTCCGCGCGCTCTGCCGCGAGTACGCGGAGAGGTTCATCGGCGTTCAGCGCGAGGAGTTCCGTCGCCTGGGCGTCCTCTGGGACCGGACCCTCGACAACAAGGAGGAAGCGGAGCACGCGGTGAGCCGCCGCGCGATCTACCGGACCATCGACCGCACGTACGAGGCCGAGATCGTCCGCCAGCTCGGGCGGTTCTTCGCGAAGGGAGCGGTGTACTTCGGCGAGAAGCCGGTCCACTGGTGCTTCTCCTGCAAGACCGCGCTGGCCGAGGCCGAGGTCGAGTACGAGGACCGGACCGACCTCTCGATCTACGTGAAGTTCCCGGCGGAGGGGCTCGAGGCGAGGGTGGCCGCGCTGGCCGGGCGGCATGTCGCGCTCGTGGCGTGGACGACGACACCCTGGACGCTCCCGGCCAACCTCGCGGTCTGCCTCCACCCGGACTTCGCCTACGTCGCGGCCGAGGTCGGCGAGGAGACGCTCATCGTCGCCGAGGGACTCTTCGCGTCGGTCGCGAAGGACCTCGGCTGGAAGGGCGCCCGGATCGTCGCGAAGTTCACGGGGCGCGAGCTGGTCGGCGAGGGAGCGGACTGGATCGGGAGCCGCGCGCCGGTGAAGCGGCCGTACGCGGCGCCGTCCGGACCGGCCGCGGGCCCCGGCGTCCTGATCCTGGGCCACCACGTCACCCTCGACGCGGGCACGGGCTGCGTCCACACCGCTCCCGGGCACGGCGCGGAGGACTTCGCGGTGGGACGCGAGTACGGCCTCCTTCCGTTCAACCCCGTCGGGGACGACGGCCGGTTCCTCCCGGAGCGGGTGGGCCCGGACTGGCTCAAGGGTACGTTCGTCCTGGACGCCAACGAGAGGATCGTCGGCGACCTCGCCGAGCGCGGGCTCCTGCTGCGCCGCGACCCGTGCACCCACTCGTACCCTCACTGCTGGCGCTGCAAGAACCCGGTGCTGTTCCGCTCGACCCCGCAGTGGTTCATCTCTCTCGACGCCGACGGCCTGCGCGGGAAGGCCGTGGAGGAGATCCATCGCTCCGGCTGGATGCCCGCGTTCGGCGAGGAGCGGATCGCCCAGATGGTCGCGACCCGGCCGGACTGGTGCATCTCCCGGCAGCGGACCTGGGGGGTGCCGATCCCGCTCGTGGTCTGCGGCGCCTGCTTCCCGGAGGCGCCGGACGCGTTCGTGCGCGACCCGGCGCTCTTCGAGCACCTGGAGCGCGTGTTCCTGGGGGAGGGGTCCGACGCATGGTTCGGCGTCCCCGACGGGGCGCGGCACCGCCCCTACACGAGCGCCGCCGAGCGCCTCGCCCGGCTGGTGCCCTCGGGCGTCGCCTGCCCGAAGTGCGGCGAGCGCGGCCGGCTGCGATTCGAGGAGCACATCGTGGACGTCTGGTTCGAGTCGGGGGTCTCCCACTCGGCGGTCCTCGGCCGCGACGGATCGCTCCCCTGGCCCTCGGACCTCTACCTCGAGGGGCACGACCAGTACCGCGGGTGGTTCCACTCCTCCCTGCTCGTCGCGGTCAACGACCGGGCGCGCGCTCCCTACCGAGCGGTCCTCACCCACGGGTTCACCCTCGACGGCGACGGCAAGAAGATGTCCAAGTCCCTCGGGAACGCGATCTCGCCCATCGACGTCGCGAACGAGCGGGGCGCCGACATCCTAAGGCTCTGGGTGAGCATGGTGGACTTCCTCGAGGACATGCGGCTCTCCGAGGAGATCCTCGACCGAAACGCCGAGGCTTACCGGAAGATCCGGAACACCTTCCGATACCTGCTCGGGAACCTCGACGGCTTCGACCCCGCGAGGGATGCGGTGCCGTTCCCCGAGATGGAGGAGATCGACCGCTGGGCGCTCCACCAGCTCGAGGCTCTCCGCCGAAGGATCCTCGCGGCGTACGAGGCCCGGCAGTACCACGCGGTCTACCACGGGCTCCACAACTTCTGCGCGGTGACCCTGTCGTCGTTCTACCTGGACGTGCTCAAAGACCGGCTGTACACCGCCCCGCGCCGGTCGAGGGCGCGGCGGTCGGCCCAGACCGTGCTGCACCGGCTCGCGACGGACCTCGTCCGGCTCATGGCGCCGCTCCTCTGCTTCACCGCCGACGAGGTGTGGCAGGAGCTGGAGGCGCTCGGCGGCCGCGAGCGCTGGCGAGGCTCAACGGTTCACGCGGAGATGTTCCCGGAGCCGCTGTCGCTGCCGGACGATCCGGGCCTCCTCGATCGGTGGGAGCGGCTCCTCAAGGTGCGCCTCGAGGTCCAGAGGGCGCTGGAGGCGGCGCGCGCCGCGAAGCGGATCGGCGGCTCCCTCGAGGCCAAGGTGCGTCTCGAGGCGCCGGAATCGACGGTCCAGTTCCTGCGGTCGTTCGGGGCCGGGCTCCGGTTCCTGTTCATCACCTCGGGGGTCGAGTTCGGCCCGGTGCCCGACTCCGCGTTCCGGTCCGACGCGGAGGGGGGGCTCGGCATCGACGTGGCGCGGGCCGACGGAGACAAGTGCGCGCGGTGCTGGAACTACACGACCGACGTCGGGACGGACGGTGAGTGGCCGGGAGTTTGCGGCCGCTGCGCGGCCGCGGTCCGGGAGATCGTCGCGTCCCCGGGGGCCGCATGA
- the lspA gene encoding signal peptidase II, with protein sequence MTLGAAIAGRRGYFALSLAVLIADQASKVVADALLRGRGPVPVIPGCFSLWYSRNRGGLFGYFAGWEDPWRTVLLTVFPLMAIAAIAVFLVRTDEPDRRTLAGLAAILGGATGNLIDRALRGEVVDFLDAYVSHPRAAQWLADRFGTAHWPTFNLADSAIVAGAGLLLLDLVRPERAAQAPDGGAPEPAPRASRPPGEE encoded by the coding sequence ATGACCCTCGGGGCGGCGATCGCCGGCCGGCGCGGGTACTTCGCGCTGTCCCTCGCCGTCCTGATCGCCGACCAGGCGTCCAAGGTCGTCGCGGACGCCCTGCTCCGCGGCCGGGGCCCGGTGCCGGTGATCCCGGGCTGCTTCAGCCTCTGGTATTCCCGGAACCGGGGCGGCCTGTTCGGCTACTTCGCGGGATGGGAAGACCCGTGGCGCACCGTGCTGCTCACCGTGTTCCCGCTGATGGCCATCGCGGCCATCGCGGTGTTCCTCGTGAGGACCGACGAGCCCGACCGGCGGACCCTGGCCGGCCTCGCCGCGATCCTCGGCGGCGCCACCGGCAACCTGATCGACCGCGCGCTCCGGGGCGAGGTCGTGGACTTCCTCGACGCGTACGTGTCGCACCCCCGCGCCGCGCAGTGGCTGGCCGACCGATTCGGCACCGCACACTGGCCGACGTTCAACCTGGCCGATTCCGCGATCGTGGCCGGCGCCGGCCTGCTGCTCCTCGACCTGGTCCGGCCCGAGCGCGCCGCGCAGGCGCCGGACGGCGGGGCGCCGGAGCCCGCGCCGCGCGCGAGTCGCCCGCCGGGAGAGGAGTAG
- a CDS encoding prolipoprotein diacylglyceryl transferase produces MHPILVDFGTHVLPLLGTTHLFLPTYGFLFALGVVAGWWWFLRRATRLGVDPDRAFNLTFYTLLGGLLGAKVSLLIVDWRYYLERPREILSTFRSAGVLMGGILVGAAVFVLYALRQRLPLHRLGDAIAAPLAVSQAVGRIGCFSAGCCWGVPARGVFGALTFTDPLAHERTGVPLGIPLFPTQLVEMAADLLLASVLTVLYRRKVRPEGSTFLWYVLLYSLIRGVIEIWRGDEQRGVYFGGVLSTSQILAVLAGLWALGMLVYYRFRREEPAGS; encoded by the coding sequence ATGCACCCCATCCTCGTGGATTTCGGAACCCACGTTCTCCCGCTCCTCGGGACGACGCACCTGTTCCTCCCGACCTACGGCTTCCTGTTCGCGCTGGGGGTCGTCGCCGGCTGGTGGTGGTTCCTGCGGCGGGCCACGCGGCTCGGCGTGGACCCGGACCGCGCGTTCAACCTGACGTTCTACACGCTGCTCGGCGGACTCCTCGGCGCGAAGGTATCGCTTCTGATCGTGGACTGGCGGTACTACCTCGAGCGCCCGCGGGAGATCCTCTCCACGTTCCGCTCCGCGGGCGTGCTGATGGGCGGGATCCTCGTCGGCGCGGCGGTGTTCGTGCTCTACGCGCTGCGCCAGCGCTTGCCGCTCCACCGGCTGGGCGACGCGATCGCGGCGCCCCTCGCCGTCTCGCAGGCGGTCGGCCGCATCGGCTGCTTCAGCGCGGGGTGCTGCTGGGGCGTGCCGGCCCGCGGGGTCTTCGGCGCTCTGACCTTCACCGACCCTCTGGCCCACGAGCGGACCGGCGTCCCCCTCGGGATCCCGCTGTTCCCGACGCAGCTCGTGGAGATGGCGGCCGATCTCCTGCTGGCCTCGGTCCTGACGGTCCTCTACCGGCGGAAGGTCCGGCCGGAAGGCTCGACGTTCCTGTGGTACGTCCTGCTGTACAGCCTGATCCGCGGCGTGATCGAGATCTGGCGAGGCGACGAGCAGCGCGGCGTGTATTTCGGAGGGGTTCTCTCCACGTCGCAGATCCTCGCGGTCCTCGCCGGCCTGTGGGCGCTGGGCATGCTGGTCTACTACCGCTTCCGGCGCGAGGAGCCCGCCGGTTCGTGA
- a CDS encoding RluA family pseudouridine synthase — translation MRLAVPAEAEGSRLDVFLAARVPDRSRSAVRRLILDGRVRVNGRAAAKPSHSLASGAEVEIVLPPPLPPAPLPEPIPVDVIYEDEHLLAVLKPAGLVVHPGHGRASGTLVNALLGRGTPLAPAGGALRPGIVHRLDRETSGLVLVAKTDAAHRALSAAFARREIRKTYVALVWGHPDPRSGTIDRGIGRSRSDRTRMSVSASRSRRAVTSYRTIEALPGFALLEVDLITGRTHQIRVHFDSLKHPVVGDTRYGGQPWRNLRDPVKHAAIQRFRRLALHAARIALRHPTTGEPLALEAPMPAELESLLATLRRNS, via the coding sequence CTGCGCCTCGCGGTGCCCGCCGAAGCCGAAGGCTCGCGGCTCGACGTCTTCCTCGCCGCTCGCGTTCCGGACCGCAGCCGGTCGGCGGTGCGCCGCCTGATCCTCGACGGGCGGGTTCGCGTGAACGGCCGGGCGGCGGCGAAGCCGAGCCACTCGCTCGCCTCCGGCGCCGAGGTCGAGATCGTCCTGCCGCCCCCGCTCCCGCCGGCGCCGCTGCCGGAGCCGATTCCCGTCGACGTGATCTACGAGGACGAGCACCTTCTCGCGGTGCTGAAGCCCGCCGGCCTCGTCGTGCATCCGGGGCACGGCCGCGCGTCCGGGACGCTCGTCAACGCACTCCTCGGCCGCGGCACGCCCCTCGCCCCGGCGGGCGGCGCGTTACGGCCCGGGATCGTCCATCGACTCGACCGCGAGACGTCGGGGCTCGTCCTGGTGGCGAAGACCGATGCCGCGCACCGCGCGCTGTCCGCCGCGTTCGCCCGGCGGGAGATCAGGAAGACCTACGTCGCGCTGGTCTGGGGCCACCCGGACCCCCGGAGCGGGACCATCGATCGCGGGATCGGACGGAGCCGTTCCGACCGCACGCGGATGTCGGTGAGCGCGAGCAGGAGCCGACGCGCCGTCACGTCCTACCGCACGATCGAGGCGCTGCCGGGGTTCGCGCTCCTCGAGGTGGATCTGATCACGGGGCGGACCCATCAGATTCGCGTGCACTTCGACTCGCTCAAGCACCCGGTGGTCGGGGACACCCGCTACGGGGGGCAGCCGTGGCGGAACCTCCGCGATCCCGTGAAGCACGCGGCGATCCAGCGGTTCCGGAGGCTCGCGCTCCACGCGGCACGGATCGCGCTCAGGCACCCGACGACCGGGGAGCCGCTCGCCCTCGAGGCGCCGATGCCCGCCGAGCTGGAATCCCTTCTCGCGACCCTGAGGAGGAACTCGTGA
- a CDS encoding DUF2520 domain-containing protein: MSRGRRPAVAILGAGRLARAFLPALMAAGYPLAGIASRTPGSARKLVRGIRGARVAASPEAAVERAALVLLAVPDREIAPLARRLARRMPSGWRLRTVLHHAGALGPSPLTPLSRLGAAVGVMHPMQVLGRSRAAGAALPGSRARIEGDPRAARIARRLALDLGLVPVRFARPLGPKGRAAWHAAASLASNDLVALVSLAVETLGAVGLREPEALKALLPIARGTLDQLAAGGIEGALTGPVARGDVATLISQLVALRGACPEAAEAHRVLALRLLGIAEARGGLAGSPRSRLRGALEAPRRGRRRRAGV, encoded by the coding sequence GTGAGCCGCGGGCGCCGACCGGCGGTGGCGATCCTCGGCGCGGGCCGGCTCGCCCGGGCGTTCCTCCCCGCGCTCATGGCCGCGGGGTACCCCTTGGCGGGGATCGCGTCCCGCACCCCGGGGTCCGCCCGGAAGCTCGTGCGGGGAATCAGGGGCGCGCGCGTCGCCGCCTCTCCCGAGGCCGCCGTCGAGCGGGCCGCGCTCGTCCTGCTCGCGGTCCCCGACCGGGAGATCGCGCCCCTCGCGAGACGACTGGCTCGTCGGATGCCATCGGGATGGCGGCTCCGGACCGTCCTGCACCACGCGGGGGCGCTGGGCCCCTCACCCTTGACTCCCCTCTCCCGGCTGGGCGCCGCGGTCGGGGTGATGCACCCGATGCAGGTGCTCGGCCGCTCTCGAGCGGCGGGAGCGGCGCTCCCCGGCAGCCGGGCGCGGATCGAGGGGGACCCCCGGGCCGCCAGGATCGCGCGCCGGCTCGCGCTCGACCTCGGCCTCGTGCCCGTCCGGTTCGCGCGGCCCCTCGGTCCGAAGGGCCGGGCCGCATGGCACGCGGCGGCGTCGTTGGCGTCGAACGATCTCGTCGCTCTCGTCTCGCTCGCCGTGGAGACGCTCGGCGCGGTCGGCCTCAGGGAGCCCGAGGCGCTCAAGGCGCTGCTGCCCATCGCGCGAGGCACCTTGGATCAACTCGCGGCAGGAGGGATCGAGGGCGCCCTGACCGGGCCCGTCGCGAGGGGCGACGTCGCGACGCTCATCTCGCAGCTCGTGGCTCTCCGTGGCGCGTGCCCCGAAGCCGCCGAGGCGCACCGCGTGCTCGCCCTGCGGCTGCTCGGGATCGCGGAAGCACGAGGCGGCCTCGCCGGCTCACCACGATCCCGTCTGCGCGGCGCGCTCGAAGCTCCCCGGCGTGGCCGGCGAAGGAGGGCGGGCGTATAG